A part of Planococcus sp. MB-3u-03 genomic DNA contains:
- a CDS encoding DMT family transporter has translation MKFSGSAMIILAAIFWGITGGLADILMDKGWDPLVISFYRGAVALLCFTGWFALSRKGGKIFSAPLILWSIVAGIGVAGNFTFYFLSIESTSVPIAATLMYTAPLFVMLASFLLRIERSTWFKWMCIFSVLAGIVLLTEAYDTGSSAVNLAGVATGLAAGLYYALFIFGFKKSAEAGEPQTVLALAFLAFCVALSFFVNFEEAASVLKSGDIGWFIAIGILGAGLSFALYTIGIKRTAPSTASIIAMVEPVTAALFGIVLLGEELSMMQLAGMAVILLTITVLSVKKGD, from the coding sequence ATGAAGTTTTCGGGAAGCGCGATGATCATTTTGGCTGCGATTTTTTGGGGAATTACAGGAGGGCTTGCAGATATTCTAATGGATAAAGGCTGGGATCCGCTGGTCATTTCATTTTACCGGGGAGCTGTCGCGCTGCTTTGTTTTACGGGCTGGTTTGCCCTTAGCCGAAAAGGCGGGAAAATATTCTCTGCTCCGTTGATTCTTTGGTCTATTGTGGCGGGCATCGGGGTAGCGGGGAATTTTACGTTCTACTTTCTGAGCATCGAGTCGACAAGCGTCCCGATTGCGGCGACCTTGATGTATACCGCCCCGTTATTCGTCATGCTCGCTTCTTTCCTGTTGCGCATCGAGCGTTCGACCTGGTTTAAATGGATGTGCATATTCAGCGTGCTGGCAGGCATCGTGTTATTGACCGAAGCATATGATACCGGTTCTTCGGCAGTGAATCTGGCGGGCGTCGCGACAGGCTTGGCAGCTGGCTTATACTATGCCTTGTTCATCTTCGGGTTCAAGAAGTCGGCGGAAGCCGGCGAGCCGCAGACGGTGCTGGCCTTGGCGTTTTTGGCATTTTGTGTGGCCTTGTCTTTCTTTGTGAACTTCGAGGAAGCGGCTTCGGTCTTGAAGTCTGGAGATATCGGCTGGTTTATCGCCATCGGCATCCTTGGCGCCGGCTTGTCGTTTGCGCTGTATACGATCGGCATCAAACGGACGGCGCCATCCACCGCTTCGATTATCGCAATGGTGGAGCCTGTGACAGCGGCCTTGTTCGGGATCGTGTTGCTTGGTGAGGAATTGAGCATGATGCAATTAGCCGGCATGGCGGTCATCCTTCTGACGATTACCGTGTTGAGTGTCAAAAAAGGCGATTGA
- a CDS encoding SDR family NAD(P)-dependent oxidoreductase: protein MAAKHSNQGKVVVITGASSGIGRGLAERLASQQAKLVIAARRTRLIEELADSLGPLVIPVTADVSKVRDVESLHRAAMNNFGRIDVWINNAGIGVYGPFIDTPLRDLNRTVEVNLLGTIYGSHFALRRFKQQQSGILINVSSFASKIPMPYGAAYTGSKFGVSGLSNGLYEELRLGDYPDVHICSIDPWVTDTPWTEHAANYSGHEILVGPPDDPAKVIDAILGLIDEPQKTLEVGGKGKAAAIFGQFLPAVAKGLSGHELKEMIESAPAAELTSGSLHEPIEEGRAVSGDLRERFEQQEEQ from the coding sequence GTGGCGGCAAAGCATTCGAATCAAGGCAAAGTCGTGGTCATTACAGGAGCGTCAAGCGGAATCGGCCGTGGGTTGGCGGAGCGCTTGGCAAGTCAACAAGCAAAATTGGTCATTGCTGCCCGCAGGACACGGTTGATCGAAGAGCTCGCGGACTCGCTCGGGCCATTGGTCATTCCGGTGACGGCCGATGTCAGCAAGGTCAGGGATGTGGAAAGTTTGCATAGGGCGGCGATGAATAATTTCGGGCGCATTGATGTGTGGATCAATAACGCAGGAATCGGTGTTTACGGGCCGTTTATCGATACGCCGCTGCGCGATTTGAACCGGACCGTGGAAGTGAATTTGCTTGGCACCATTTATGGCAGTCATTTTGCGCTGCGCCGCTTCAAACAGCAGCAGTCCGGTATCTTGATCAATGTCTCGTCATTTGCGAGCAAGATTCCGATGCCTTACGGAGCAGCCTATACCGGCAGCAAATTCGGGGTCAGCGGATTATCGAACGGCTTGTACGAAGAACTTCGGCTGGGAGACTACCCGGATGTCCATATCTGTTCAATCGATCCTTGGGTTACCGATACCCCGTGGACAGAACATGCAGCCAATTATTCAGGACATGAAATCCTGGTCGGGCCGCCGGATGATCCGGCGAAAGTGATCGATGCCATTCTTGGTTTGATCGATGAGCCGCAAAAGACCTTGGAAGTCGGCGGCAAGGGCAAAGCGGCTGCCATTTTCGGGCAGTTCCTTCCAGCGGTTGCGAAGGGGCTCAGCGGCCACGAACTCAAAGAGATGATCGAATCAGCGCCAGCTGCGGAATTGACTTCCGGCAGCTTGCACGAGCCGATTGAAGAAGGGCGTGCGGTTTCAGGAGATTTGCGGGAACGCTTCGAACAACAAGAAGAACAGTGA
- a CDS encoding Yip1 family protein, producing the protein MNEPTAYAELNPFTAIWTRPRETVRYVIEEKTTSFIVLLLVLVGFAGALSGASGGEEMFPAIGVIVGALLLGPLSAVAGIAIISGIYKLLGKLFGGVGTYSEMFRAVVTSSIPQIWLLPMWLIWLLTSPSTFYTEIEPGVAEPDTGLGMVIGFLLLAAVIIVGIWTFVIQCKAVGEAQRFSAWKGFFVIVIPSVLLAVGIITLLAMFLFAAF; encoded by the coding sequence ATGAATGAGCCGACTGCGTACGCTGAACTGAACCCATTTACGGCCATTTGGACGCGCCCACGCGAGACGGTGCGCTACGTCATCGAAGAAAAAACCACCAGCTTTATCGTCTTGCTTTTGGTATTGGTTGGATTTGCAGGGGCACTTTCCGGGGCTTCCGGCGGAGAGGAAATGTTTCCGGCCATTGGAGTGATTGTTGGCGCCTTGCTGCTCGGGCCGCTTTCTGCAGTCGCTGGGATTGCCATCATTTCCGGCATTTATAAGCTATTGGGCAAACTATTTGGCGGTGTCGGAACGTATTCGGAAATGTTCCGTGCAGTCGTCACTTCAAGCATTCCGCAAATTTGGCTATTGCCGATGTGGCTGATCTGGCTCCTCACATCGCCTTCGACTTTCTATACGGAAATCGAACCTGGTGTGGCAGAACCTGACACGGGTCTCGGTATGGTGATCGGCTTTTTACTTCTAGCAGCCGTGATTATCGTTGGCATCTGGACTTTCGTTATCCAGTGCAAAGCAGTTGGAGAAGCACAGCGATTTTCAGCGTGGAAAGGGTTTTTCGTAATTGTGATCCCGTCCGTGCTGCTGGCAGTTGGGATCATTACCCTGTTAGCGATGTTCCTGTTTGCCGCATTCTAA
- a CDS encoding SDR family NAD(P)-dependent oxidoreductase translates to MAQEKSRRGKTIVITGASSGLGKEVARQLAKDGANLVLAARSTGLIEALASELGPNAIAVTMDVSREADVAWLFEEALTSFGKIDVWINNAGVGVIGPFTDIPLEDLARMVEVNVKGTVNGSHFALRHFKEIGSGTLINIGSVASDVAFPYFTGYSASKHAVLGFSSALNEEMKLEGYRDIHVCSVLPWATDTPWFEHAGNYSGHVVDMKPMDDPMQSVKVIIDLIDEPKEVVEVGRKMKTVRMLTRIAPKMLEKRSAKFIKLNLEKTPPEAPHSGTLHEPEQAVKEPEEGNPKA, encoded by the coding sequence ATGGCACAGGAAAAATCACGGCGCGGCAAAACGATCGTCATCACCGGCGCCTCCAGCGGCCTCGGCAAAGAAGTGGCACGGCAATTGGCGAAGGATGGCGCGAATCTGGTCCTGGCAGCGCGGAGCACCGGCTTGATCGAAGCACTGGCGAGTGAACTCGGGCCAAACGCCATTGCAGTTACGATGGATGTCAGTCGTGAAGCGGACGTCGCTTGGCTATTCGAGGAGGCACTGACCAGTTTCGGGAAAATCGATGTGTGGATCAATAACGCGGGCGTCGGTGTGATCGGCCCGTTCACGGATATTCCCCTTGAAGACCTTGCGCGCATGGTGGAGGTGAATGTCAAAGGGACCGTCAACGGCAGCCATTTTGCACTTCGCCATTTCAAGGAAATCGGCAGCGGCACCTTGATCAATATCGGGTCGGTAGCAAGCGATGTCGCATTTCCTTATTTCACCGGCTATAGCGCCAGCAAACATGCAGTGCTCGGTTTCAGTTCGGCGCTCAACGAAGAAATGAAGCTGGAAGGATATCGCGACATCCATGTTTGTTCCGTGCTCCCATGGGCGACCGATACCCCGTGGTTCGAACACGCTGGGAATTACTCGGGCCATGTGGTCGACATGAAGCCGATGGATGACCCGATGCAGTCGGTCAAGGTCATTATTGATTTGATCGATGAACCAAAAGAAGTCGTTGAAGTCGGACGGAAGATGAAGACCGTGCGCATGTTGACGCGGATTGCGCCGAAGATGCTGGAAAAGCGCTCGGCAAAATTCATCAAGCTGAATTTAGAGAAAACACCGCCTGAAGCACCGCATAGCGGAACGCTTCACGAACCTGAACAGGCCGTGAAAGAACCAGAAGAGGGAAATCCAAAAGCTTAG